Sequence from the Sulfuricurvum sp. IAE1 genome:
CGGCTGCATCAACCAGCTGCGCCTTCTCGTACGCTTTGAAAAGGGCACCGTCTGCGGCATACAAATTTCCGCGGATCAGCGATGGGCTGACCGCAACAACCGTTGCACCTGCGGCAACAACTTTCAAAAAATTTCTTCTATCCATGATAATGTCCGTGTTGAATGATTTTTGCGGTGATTAGTGTAGCAGATATTGCATTTAAATTTCCCCCCGGGCGGGGAGAAAATGGGGGAAGCATCAACCGAAAAGGTCGCGCATCGCCCCTTTGTACCAGTCGCGGGTTGCTTTCGCAAGGCCAGTTGTACGGAATTTGCCCGTTTTCTCGTCTTTAGGAACGCTTCCTTTTCCGAAAATAACCGGTCCCTGGACAACGAATTCATGGTTAACCATGATCGCTTCTTCGGGGCTACCGTTGACCATTGAGTAACAAACGTTCGCGCTTTTGTACGGAAGAGCCGACGCAACGCTGTAGCTTTTGCCGTGGAGTTTGTGTGCGATCTCTTTAGCACACTCTTTGCCCGACCAGATAGCCGACTGGCCGCTTGGCGGGATACCGTGTCCAACAACGTCGCCGACGGCAAATACGTTCGCATCGGTAGCCGTCTGGAACGATACCGGTTTTTCAGGGCTAGTCGCCATTTTGACTTTTTTGAACGAGTCCGGAGTCGTTGCGACGCCTGCCATCTCGATGACCGGATTCGACATGTTGTGCGGAATCAGGTTGAAGACGCCGTATTTGATCGTGTGGGTCGCTTTTGTCCCTTCGACATCGTCTTTGTCTTTGAAAGTCGTTTGAACGTATGTGATCTCTTTTTTGTCGAAATCGACGTCTACGATTTTGCAGTTTGCGCGGTGTTCGACGTTACCGTTGTTCACTTCCGCCCAAGCTTCTTTGAACGCTGCGCCTTTCGCGATTTCAGCCGTTTCATTGAGGATGATGACTTTTCCGGTCAATCCTTCGTTTTTCATATGGTTGGCCACCATGCTTGCACGTTCGAACGGTGCAGGCGGGCAGCGGTATTTTCCGGCAGGAACGGTGATGACGAAATCGCCCTCTTCCATATTTTTAACCAGACGGTCAAGCGCTACGTGTTCACCGCCGGGTACGAGTGCCGCAGGGGCAAGGCGTTTTGCTTTGGCAACTTTTGCAGCATCCCAAGCCGGGAACGAACTTTTGTAGTTATAGTCGATACCCGGTGCGAGAACGAGGATATCGTAACCGACCGAACCTTTTGCGGTATGGACGACTTTGGCCGCACGGTCGATACCGGTAACTTCGGCCTGAAGCATTCCGTATCCGAAGTTTTCAACCGCTTTGGAGTAATCGTGCATCAAAACGTTCAGATTGACGCCTTCGATTCCGCCGAGGTTGCAGTTTGAAAACGGACAAGACATGAAGCTGTCGTTTTTCTCGATGATCGCTACATCAAATTTAGGATCGATTTTTTTGAGCTCTTTGGCAACGGTCAGACCGCCCCATCCGCCACCGATAATAACGACTTGGTGTTTACCGAGCATTTTGCCTGATGCTGCCGATCCCGGTGCCGCGCCTGCAGCGGCCGTACAACCTGAAACAGCGGCAGCAGCGGCGCTGATACCTGCAAACTTGAGTAAGTCACGTCTTGAAAGTTTCATACTTAGGGTTCTCCTCTTCTTCGATTAGCTTCGAGTGCGAAAACAATAACAAATTCGTCATCGCTTGAGGAGTATCATAGGTATTTAATTCTTAAAGATTTATAACTATATATAAAATATCAAAAAAAAACCCAAATAAGTTAATTTTATATCATTTAACGTGATAATTATGTGATATTTTCCAAATAACCGTATTCATGCTATCATAACGCCAACCCATTCCCAAAAGGAAATTCATGCAAGCCGCAGAGTGCCACAGTTTAGAAGAAGTACGCCAGTATATCGACCGTCTGGACGATCAGATCGTCGAGCTGATCGCCGCGCGCAACGCTTACGTCAAGCAGGCGGCCAAGTTTAAACATTCGATCGATGAGATTAAAGGCGAAGAGAGAATGGAGGCGGTTATGGACCGTGTTCGGCTCAAGGCGATGGAGTCGGGAGTTTCTCCGAACCTTCTGTCGAAACTCTATAAAATAATGATAGATGAAATGGTCGAAGCGGAAATTTCCGAATTCCGCAACGCGAAATCACTATAATTTGATACGCCTCCGGAGCAAGCCCTGAAAGCGGCAGGGACAAGATTGTCCCCTGCAACCCCCTAAAGCTACCCGCATTTTTGCGGGAGAAATCATCAGTTCGATTGACTTATATCATTAAAAGCGCGTCACTTCTCCGCGGCAGACGGCCAAGATGACTTTTCCCTGCAGCGTTTCGTTTTTATAGAGGCTGTGGTGGTGAAGCACGGAGGTCGTCCCTTCCGGATCGAATACAACCACATCCCCTTTTGCGCCGACCGCGATTTCTCCGCTTTCGATTCCGACATGGCTTCCCGGAACGCGCGACGCGATCTCGGCGAAACGGGCTACTGAGATTGTCCCCGGACGGATCAGATAGGTATAGCACAGGGGAAGGTACTCTTCGATCGCAGTCGTTCCGAACTGGGCATCGTAAAACGTGATGTCTTTATGAACGTCCGAATTGGGCTGATGAAGGGCACTGAGCGAAGCGATCGTACCGTTTCGGAGCGCTTCGAGCAGGATGAGACGTTTGGTTTCACTGACCAGCGGCGGATTGATTTTGGCATCCGTATCGAACCCCAGGCATGCCGAATCGTTTTTGAGCAGGTGATGGAGAGATACCTCGCACGATACGTCGATCCCCTCAGTCCGGGCCTGGGCGATCATTTCCACCGTTCGGGGTTCCGTGACGCTTTTAAAGACGATCCGTATGCCAAAATGGCGCGCGATCTCGATCATCGATGCGACGTGCACCACTTCGGAAAGGGGAGAAATCCCCGGAAGACCCAGCTGGGATGCGATTTCGCCGTCGCTCATTACACCGCTTTCAAACAGGCTTTTATCGGTCGCTTTGTAAAACAGGGTCTTATCGGCCATTTTCAGATACTGGGCAATCCGGCTGATGCGGTTGTAATCGTCGATCGTGACGGTATGGACGGCAAGGGAGCCTTTTTTGAGCATGATCGCTATATTGCTGAGATTGCCCTCCTCGTTGAGGGCGCTGAGCGTCGATTCGATCGTGGCTCCGTGAGCAAGATGACGGTGCTGCTGGACGAATTCGAGTGTAATTTCGTCGTCGATGCGGGGAGAACAGTCGCTGGCCAATACTGCCGTCGTAACCCCGCCGCGAAGGGCACGTCGGGAAAGTTTTTCGAGATTCGTGCGGTTGAGCTGGCCATCTTTAAGCCGAACATCGGTATCGACCAGCCCGGGGAACAGGTAGCACCCCTTTGCGTCAATTCTCTCCGTCCCCTCCAGCTCTTCGCCGATTTCGGTGATAATTCCCTCTTCGATCCGCACATCCGCTCTGCGTTCCCCGTTAATATCACAAATAACCGCACCCGAAATGATCATAGTTGCTCCCGTTCGCTATAATTGCGTTATTGTAGACTATGAATGGTTAAAGGCACCTCTAAAAATGGCGAAGTTATTGTTATTTTTCTTTCCGATGATCGTTTTTGCGGCGGGTGATCTCTACACACAGGGAAAAAAGCTCTATTTTTCGAAAGGGTGCAACGGCTGCCACGGTATTTCGGCGGCCGGTTCCGCCCAGTATCCCGCACTGGCGTATCGGCGCAAGGCGTTTCTGTCCCACAAGCTCAAAGAGTACCGCGCCAAAAAAGGCTCCACCCAGCTCTCGCAAATGATGATCCCCTTCGCCATGGGACTTAGCGACCGGGAAATCGATGCCCTCACCACCTTTTTGGGAGAATACCGCGAAGGCAAAAGCACCTATTCGCCCGATATGAGCAACCGGGGAGACGGAGGATCATGAAACTTCTCATCAGCGCACTGGAGCACTCCGCAAACATCCATTTACGCTATCTCGTCAGAGAACTCGGTGACGAAGTCGAATTGTGCGGTATTTTCGATTCGTCGCTGGGGGAGAGCATCGTCGATCTGCGTTCGACTTCCATCATGGGGTTCGTCGACGCGCTTAAAAAACTCCCGTTTTTTTTCCGCCTCAGAGACCGGATGCTCGAACTTGCCGCTACAGCCGACAAAGTACTACTGATCGATTCCTCGGGATTCAATCTCCCCCTGGCCAAAGCGATCCGAAAACGCTATCCCGAAAAAGAGATTATCTACTACATCCTCCCCCAGGCATGGGCGTGGAAGAAAAAACGGATCCCGGTGCTGGAGCGGACGATAACAAAGCTCTGCTCGATTCTCCCCTTCGAACCCTCGTATTATTCGAAAGAAGCGCCCATCGAATACGTCGGCCATCCGCTGCTGGATGAAATCGACATCCGCAAGCGTGATCTATCCCCCAGCGGAAAAATCACCTTCATGCCCGGAAGCCGTCCGGGCGAGATCAAACGGCTGATGCCCGTTTTCCGTGAGCTTCGGCCGATGCTCGAATGCAACGCGCTGCTGGTCATCCCCCCCCATTTTACCCAAACGCAGGTAGTGGAACTCTACGGCGACATAACGGGGTTCGAGATCGTCCACGAGGCGCATGCGAGCCTCGCCGAATCCGACTTCGCTTTTATCTGCAGCGGTACCGCGACTCTCGAAGCCGCGCTGATCGGAACGCCGTTCGTTTTGGTTTACATCGCCAAAGCGCTCGACTACGCGATTGCCAGACGCCTCGTCAAACTCGATTACGTCGGGCTTGGGAATATCCTTTTTTCACACGCCTTCGGCCGCCCTTTGCATCCCGAACTGCTGCAAAACGAAGTGTATGCCCAAAATCTGTATAATGCCTATCGTCAAACGGATACGGCCGCTTTTTTCAGCGATGCCGAACGTCTGCGCGGCCTTCTGGGACACGGAAGCGCCAAGCGCGTCAGCGAAATTATCAAGGATTTGAAATGATCAGACTTTTTTCATGGATGAAAACATCCCTCAAACGCTTTAAAGACGAAAAAATCGTCCCTTATATTTTTACGCTCAGCGACGATCCGATGCTGTTTCGGGATATGCTCAACACCAACAAGATGTACCAGGACGGGCTGAAGCTCGAAGGGAAAATTCCGGGCTTCCGCCTGAGCATCGGACGTAGCTATGTCGTTTTCATCGCACTGTGGCATCTGATTCTTTTCCCGGCATCGGCGATTTTTCACTCGGTGCTGGCGAAAATCGACTGCCACCTCCTCATTCTGATGGCGGTGCTGTTCACGGGGATGTTTTTCGCGACTTATGCGATGTTCAAAGAGTACATGATCGATACGGTGGCGCTGCGGATTATCAAAAAAGCGTGGGAGAACCATTTTCCCCATTTCGATTACGATCTTCACGCCAAAGAGGTGGCGAAAATCTATTCCGAAGCACTCGACAAAGAGATACCGCACAAAAATCTGCAGCTCTACATTCTCGACCGCCTCGTCGAGGGAAAACGGTAAAAATTATTTTTTATACTTGTTCAGAATCCCCATAAAGGTGGGGATATTCGCGGCACCGTCGTGGCGCCCGATTTTTTTCCCCGCAGCGTTCAGAAAATGGAACGTCGGGGTACCGATATACGAAAGCCCTTCGGGGACGAAATCGTTATGGATGTCGATGTGGACGGGGACATAATATTTGTGTATCTCCGTACTGATCGCCTTCTCCTCGAACACGACATCGTTCATGTATTCGCACGCCGGGCAATTTTCCCGTGAGAGCATCACCATCACGTTTTTCTTCTCTTTTTTGGCCTGTGCGAGCGCCGCATCGTACGACGGCGCCCATTTGAGTTCGGCAAATGCGCACGAGGCGACAAGCGACAAAGCGAGGATGATTTTTTTCATCAGAGTTTCCCTAAATGATCTAAAAATTCTCCGGGTTCTTTAAACCCGACGATATCGGCACTTTTCATCCGCGTACCGTTCTGATCGAAGAACAAAATGGCCGGGGGGCCGAAAATGCCGTATTTCGCACTGATCGCTTTGGCCGCCTCATCGTTGGCAGTAAGATCGACTTTGACCAGTACGAACCGGTCCATCGCGGTTTTGACCGCTTCGTCACTGAAGGTTTTTTCCTCCAGTTCCTTGCACGCGGTACACCAGTCGGCATAAAAATCGACCAGTACCGGTTTCCCTTTGTTTTCGGCCAGAATCGCTTCGAGTTCTTCGATCGAAGTGATTTTTTCAAACGTTTTATGCGATGAAGCTTCGACGTTTACGGCCCCTTTTGCGGGGAGGAACGGATCGAGAGGATGGAGCGGGTCTTTGGCTCCGCTCATGCCGCCCAGGAGCAGCGACATTCCGTAGAGGAACAGGATTATTCCCAGCGCTTTTTTGTTCGCACGGTGGCAACGGATGCAACGTCCGCGGATCGGCTCGAGGGCTCCGATATTGACCGCTACGAATACCGCCAGGGCTCCCCACAGCATCATCGAAATGTTTTCATCAAGGATACGGCTGATCATCCAGATAGAGACGCCGATGAGCATGACCCCGAAAATCGATTTGACCGTATCCATCCACGGTCCCGGTTTGGGCATGAATTTACCCGCACTGGTTCCTACCGCGATCAGAGGAATCCCCATTCCGATGCTAAGTGCGAACAAAGCGACCCCGCCGAGCAGCGCGTCCCCGGTCTGTCCGATGTAGATAAGCGCTCCGGCAAGCGGAGCGGCGACGCAGGGACCGACGATCAGAGCCGAGAGGAACCCCATGACGGCAACGCCGACAATACCGCTGCGGCGGCCGCTGATCTGCGTAATGCGCGACTGGATCGCGTTGGGGATCTGGAGTTCGAAAAGATCGAACATCGACATCGCCAGAATGACGAAAATCAGGGCAAAAAGGGTGATGATCCACGGCGTCTGGAAAGCCGCCTGGAGATTCGCGCCGAACAACCCGGCCAGCACCCCGGCAATCGTATACGCCACCGCCATCGCCAATACGTAGACGACGGAGAGCCAAAACGCCCGCTTGGTCCCAAGACCTTCCCCCTGTGCGACGATCACCGAAGAGATGATGGGCACCATCGGGAAGACGCACGGCGTCAGCGCGAGCAGAAGACCGAATCCGAAAAAGCTCAGAAGGATGAACCAGAGGCTACCCCCCTCGATCACCTGTGCGATCCGATCGGTTTCGGATTTTTCCTGGGCAGCGGGTTTGGGCGCCGGAGCCAGGTCAATCTCGCCGGAGGTGACCGCAGGGGCTTTGAGGATTGAGGAACCGTCTGCGGAAAGAAGCTTGTCCGCATCGACTTTGACGCTGAGAACAACTTCCTGGGGTTCGTAACACAGCCCCGCGGCCGAACATCCCTGATAGGCAAGTTTGACTTTAAGCTCTTTTACCCCTTCGGCATCGCCGTCGCGAGCCAGTGCGATCCGGATCGCGGGAGAGTTTTCGAAAACTTTCTCCCCTTCATGGTCGACCGGATCGGCCATCGTGACCGATTTAAAACCGATGCCGTCTTTGGGATCGGCATCTTCGACCTTCACTTTGTCGGCATACAGATAGATCTGGTCACCCAACTCGATCTCAATCGCCGCGGTCTGATCGTCGGCCATTGAGATTTTGGGTTTAAATGCCTCTTCGGGCTGTAAAAACCCTACCCCGTACAGGGCAAAAGGAAGAAGGAACAACCATAGGAAACGCATAGCAAAACCTTATTCTGAATATCTTCCAAATTGTACCGCATAAAGCTGTAGCAAAGCCTTGAGAGCAACATTGTTAATATTTTTCAGCTTTCTCATAGCATCGGGTGTTACACTAGCGCAACTTTAATAACCGGGAAATGAATATGTCCAACCGTCTGGCCCACGAAGACTCCCCCTATCTGCAGCAACACAAAGACAACCCGTTTGACTGGTATCCGTGGTGCGACGAAGCGTTTGAACGCGCGCGCAGCGAAAACAAGCCGATTTTCATCAGTATCGGTTACAGCAGCTGCCACTGGTGTCACGTCATGGAGCGCGAAGTATTCGAAAACGACGCGATAGCCGAATTTGTCAACCGCCACTTCATCTGCATCAAGGTCGACCGTGAAGAGCGCCCCGACATCGACAAACACTACCAGGAGCTGCATATGCTCCTCAACCGCCGCAGCGGCGGATGGCCGCTTTCGGTTTTCTGCACCCCTCAGAACAAACCGTTCTACGCCGCGACCTATATCCCCCCGCACAATCGGGACCGGATGATGGGGTTTAGCGAGCTTTCCGAAATCATCGCGGCCAAAGTGGCCGAAAACGACGAAAAACTGTTTTCGAACGCCGACGAAATCGCTTCGTTCATGCGTCCGGACACGACGCCCGTCCAAGCCACGACCCTCACCGAAAAAATCGCCGAACTTTACGTCAAACAGACCCGTCACAATTTCGACGAGACCAACGGCGGATTTTCCGCCGCACCGAAATTCCCCCATGTTTCAACCCTGCGAACGCTGATGCGTCTTGAACGCCTCACCCCCGATCCCCACATCAGGCATATGGTACAACATTCACTCGAACAAATGGCGCTGGGAGGAATGTACGACCTTGTCGACGGCGGATTCTGCCGCTACAGTACCGACGCGTCGTGGCTCGTCCCCCATTTCGAAAAAATGACCTACGACAACGCTTTGTTGTGCAGCCTCTACAGCGAAGCCGCAGAGGTTTACGACGAACCCCGTTTTGCGAACGTCGCCCGCGAAATCGCCGATTTCATGATGAACTTCATGTCCGAACAAGATCTTTTCTACAGCGCCAGCGATGCCGACAGCGACGGAGAAGAGGGAAAATACTTCGTTTATTCCTACGACGAGATCTTCTCCGCGCTTGAAGCGTGCGGCGTTGTCGATCCAGACCGGGCCGCACGGGAGATCGGCGCGCTCCCCGAGGGAAATTTCGAGGGGAACTGCATCGTCCGCCTGGGTTTCGCCGATCGTCCCGAATGGTTTGACAAGGTGCGCGATCGCCTCGCTCTTTTGCGGAAGGGACGAAACTATCCGTTTGTCGACCGCAAAGTGATCACGGCATGGAACGCGATGATGATCAATGCCCTCTTCGTCCTCGGAAAAAAAGACGAGCGTTACCTCTTGCAGGCGAAACGAAGCCTCGCCATGCTTCTCTCATCCATGTGCGAAGGGGATATCCTCAAACACTCCGCACTTATCGGGAAAAGGGCCAAAATCGACGGTTTCCTCGAAGACTACGCCTACCTTTGCGCCGCGTTGCTCGAAGGGTACCGCACAACCTTACACGAACCCTACCTCATCGATGCCCAACGCTATGCCAACAAAGCACTGGAACTTTTTTACCGGGAAGGTAAATGGTATTTCAGCCGCGGCGCGTTCACGACCGAAGCGGAACTCGACGACGGTACCTATCCGAGTTCCATGGCGGTGATGGTCGAGGCACTGATGGACCTGGGGACGCTGATCGATCCGAAATACCGTCATTTCGCGTTCAAAAGCCTCGAATTCGCCTCCCTCAAACTGATGAAAACGCCGATCTATTTTCCGGCGCTTACCCTTCAGGCCGTACGCTGGCTCCATCCTGAGCGGCTGATCAAAGCCCCTTCGCAAAAACTCGCCGCCATCGAACAATCTCCGGCATATCCGTTCGTACTGTACCGAAACGATGAAACGCTCGAAGCCTATCTCGTATGCGGGGAAAACGCGTGCTATGCGACGACCGACGATGCCGCTTCCCTTGACGGGATCATCCGCTCGACGTTATAATAGCCAAAACACAGGAGCAAGGATGGGAGCAAAACACTCTATGGCCACCGCAGAGATTGCCGCTGCCGATAAAATCGAGGACATCGTCCACGAAGACCGCCGCAAATCGCTAAATCCGAAGCCGGTCAAAGAAAAACGGCGCAAAGGGGACAAAGAGGAAAGGCTTCCCGTCTGGGTTAAAAAATCGGTCCTCGAATACGAACAGGAACTCAAAAAGCTTCAGATCGAGCTTCTCAAACTCCAAAACCATGTCAAGGAAAAAGGTCTCAAACTCCTCGTCATCTTCGAAGGTCGCGACGCAGCCGGAAAAGGGGGAACGATCAAACGGATCACCGAGCATCTCAATCCCCGCGGAGCACGGATCGTAGCCCTTGAGAAACCTTCAGACGTCGAAAAAACCCAATGGTATTTTCAGCGTTACGTCGCGCATCTCCCCAGTGCGGGAGAGATGGTATTTTTCGACCGCAGCTGGTACAACCGCGCAGGGGTCGAACCGGTCATGGGGTTTTGCAGCAAAGCCGAGCACAAAGAGTTTCTCGATCACGTCGCCGAATTCGAGCGGATGCTCGTCAACTCGGGGATCATCCTCTTCAAATTCTATTTCTCGGTTTCGAAAGAAGAGCAGGCCCGCCGGTTTAAAGAACGAAAAACCGATCCGCTCAAGCAGTTCAAACTTTCCCCCGTTGATGCCGCTTCGCAGGAGTTGTGGGACAAATACACCGAGGCCAAATACCAGATGCTCAGAGCCTCCCACACCGGGATCGCCCCCTGGGTGATCGTCCGTTCGGACAACAAGAAAAAAGCGCGGTTGAACTGTATCAGACATATTCTCTCAAGCATCGAATACCCTACCAAAAATCCGCCCGATCTTAGCGTATCGAAAAAAATCGTCGTGTGGGGAGCCGAAGAGATCAACCGGCTCGAAACCGTACTCTCGAAAAAAGAAAAGTAAAAAGAGGTTCCTGCCCGCGGGAGGGGAAGGAAAGATTAGTTCAAAAAGGAGAGAATTTCGTTTTCGATATTCTCTTTGTCGATTACCGTCGCCTGGGTGACCGGTTTGGTGAATAACCCCTGGATCATGGCAGGGATAGGGGTGGAAGCGGTTTTGGAGATCGCTTCGAGGGCGTCGATATCCCGCGCTCCCGTCTCTCCGGTAAGGGCGTTGGCGATCGTCGGAGAGAACTTGGTCCACTCGGCGGTCGAATACACGATCGTTTTGATCGGTTTGGTGGCACAGCAGTCGTACGCTTTGAAACAGGTAGCCGTATGCGGGTCCATCAGGTATCCCCCGTCAAACGCCTCCTTGATGTACCCCTTGCCTTCGGCACCGTTGCAGTAATCGGCGGCGAAAAGCGACTGGAGCTTCATCGTCTCGTCATCGTTCAGGGCATAGAAACGCTCGCTCTCAAGTCCCTTCATCAGTTCTTTGGTCCGCTCAGGTCCGAAAAGATCGAACAAAATCCGCTCGACGTTGCTCGAAATCAGGATGTCCATCGCCGGAGAAGTGGTCGGAACCACCTTCTCGCCGCGCAGATCGTAACGCCCGGTGTTGATGAGGCGGGTCAAGACGTTATTTTCGTTCGAAGCGATGATGATTTTCTCGACCGGAAGCCCCATTTTGTACGCGTAGTATCCCCCCAGCGCATTCCCGAAATTCCCGCTCGGAACGTTAAGGTAGACTTTTTCGCCCATGACGATGACGTTCTGGCGCACCAGTTCGAGGTAACTGTGGATATGATAGATAATCTGGAAAATGATCCGCCCGAAGTTGACCGAATTGGCAGCCGAGAGGGAGATGTTTTTGGCTTTGAGGGTCTCTTTGAACGTTTGCGAGCCCAATAGCCGTTTCAGTGCGCTCTGAGCATCGTCGAAATCCCCCTTGATCCCGATGACTTTGAGGTTAGGGGCATCTTCGGTCACCATTTGCAACCGTTGTACGTCCGACGTACCGCCGTCGGGATAAAGACACGCGACGCGGACGTTGGGGCGGTTTTTAAACGTCTCGAGCGCCGCGGGGCCCGTGTCACCGCTCGTGGCGGCAAGAATCAGGTACTCTTCGCCCCGTTTTTGCGCGATGGAGCTCAGAACGACGCCGAACGGTTGCAGCGCCATATCCTTGAATGCGCGGGTCGGGCCGTGATAGAGTTCGCTGACGTAGAGGTCGTCGCGTACCTTGACCACAGGAACGGGATTGGCGGGATCGTCGAACTTGTCATAGAGGGCCAGTGCCTCATCGATGACCGAAGCGTCGATATCGATCGCCAGAGTCTGCAGCAGATCTTTCGCCAGCTCTTTATAGGACGATGTACGATGTTTGTTCAAAAATGCTTCGCCCAGATCGGGGAGCTCTTTGGGTACGTACAATCCGCCGAACGAGGCGATAGGGCTCAAAATCGCTTCGGAGAAAGTGATTTCCAGGGGGTGGTTTCCGTCATTTCCGCGTGTTTCAATAAATTTCATCGTGCCACTTTTAAAATTTTTCGGTGATTATAACAAAGAGGCTCTCACGGATGGCTTAGGGCGCAGCGTAATCGTTTCATTCTTCGACTGGATCGCAAAATGCATCGCAACAAGGGTTTACACAGTCTCCGTCCGCTAAAATATCAAAAAAATATCAAAGGAACGCGATGCCCTCGATCAGCATTATAAACCGGCTACGTCTGTTGCTGTCGGTTCCGATGTTCCTGATCGTGCTGGCCTCCCTGGCCTACGGATACTATCTGTTCAACCAGATGAATACGCTGCAGACTCTGCACAAACGGGTCGATCAGATCAAGTACGTCGCGGTGCTGATCCATGAACTGCAATCCGAACGCTCCCTGAGCACGGCGGCCCTGACCCGCAACAGCGCCGATACGGAGCCGGCGCTGCTGCTCCAGCGCGACAAAGTGAATCTCGCGCTTCGTAACCTCAGGGGAATATCCGACAGTGAAACGACCGCTTTCAAATCCTCGTGCGCCACGTTCGATACCCTCGAGCGCCATCGCCGCCATGTCGACAAGGGATCCGTTCGCCCGATCGATTCATTCGATTATTATACCCGCCTCATCAGCCAGATGCGTTCGGATTACCTCGCCATCGTCCTCACCGTCAGCGACGTATCCTTGCGGAACGACTTTCAGGCCTACACCAATCTTATGGCGATCAAAGAGACCCTGAGCCAGATGCAATCGCTGCTGAATACCTCTTTTTCCCAAAAACGGATGGGGCATGAGCTTTATGTACGTCTGATCCTCTCCAAGGGGGAACACGACACTGCGGCGGGACGCTTCGAAACGCTCGCTTCCAAGCGGTTCCGCACCATGTACCGCGAAACGT
This genomic interval carries:
- a CDS encoding thioredoxin domain-containing protein: MNMSNRLAHEDSPYLQQHKDNPFDWYPWCDEAFERARSENKPIFISIGYSSCHWCHVMEREVFENDAIAEFVNRHFICIKVDREERPDIDKHYQELHMLLNRRSGGWPLSVFCTPQNKPFYAATYIPPHNRDRMMGFSELSEIIAAKVAENDEKLFSNADEIASFMRPDTTPVQATTLTEKIAELYVKQTRHNFDETNGGFSAAPKFPHVSTLRTLMRLERLTPDPHIRHMVQHSLEQMALGGMYDLVDGGFCRYSTDASWLVPHFEKMTYDNALLCSLYSEAAEVYDEPRFANVAREIADFMMNFMSEQDLFYSASDADSDGEEGKYFVYSYDEIFSALEACGVVDPDRAAREIGALPEGNFEGNCIVRLGFADRPEWFDKVRDRLALLRKGRNYPFVDRKVITAWNAMMINALFVLGKKDERYLLQAKRSLAMLLSSMCEGDILKHSALIGKRAKIDGFLEDYAYLCAALLEGYRTTLHEPYLIDAQRYANKALELFYREGKWYFSRGAFTTEAELDDGTYPSSMAVMVEALMDLGTLIDPKYRHFAFKSLEFASLKLMKTPIYFPALTLQAVRWLHPERLIKAPSQKLAAIEQSPAYPFVLYRNDETLEAYLVCGENACYATTDDAASLDGIIRSTL
- the ppk2 gene encoding polyphosphate kinase 2 — protein: MGAKHSMATAEIAAADKIEDIVHEDRRKSLNPKPVKEKRRKGDKEERLPVWVKKSVLEYEQELKKLQIELLKLQNHVKEKGLKLLVIFEGRDAAGKGGTIKRITEHLNPRGARIVALEKPSDVEKTQWYFQRYVAHLPSAGEMVFFDRSWYNRAGVEPVMGFCSKAEHKEFLDHVAEFERMLVNSGIILFKFYFSVSKEEQARRFKERKTDPLKQFKLSPVDAASQELWDKYTEAKYQMLRASHTGIAPWVIVRSDNKKKARLNCIRHILSSIEYPTKNPPDLSVSKKIVVWGAEEINRLETVLSKKEK
- the thrC gene encoding threonine synthase; the protein is MKFIETRGNDGNHPLEITFSEAILSPIASFGGLYVPKELPDLGEAFLNKHRTSSYKELAKDLLQTLAIDIDASVIDEALALYDKFDDPANPVPVVKVRDDLYVSELYHGPTRAFKDMALQPFGVVLSSIAQKRGEEYLILAATSGDTGPAALETFKNRPNVRVACLYPDGGTSDVQRLQMVTEDAPNLKVIGIKGDFDDAQSALKRLLGSQTFKETLKAKNISLSAANSVNFGRIIFQIIYHIHSYLELVRQNVIVMGEKVYLNVPSGNFGNALGGYYAYKMGLPVEKIIIASNENNVLTRLINTGRYDLRGEKVVPTTSPAMDILISSNVERILFDLFGPERTKELMKGLESERFYALNDDETMKLQSLFAADYCNGAEGKGYIKEAFDGGYLMDPHTATCFKAYDCCATKPIKTIVYSTAEWTKFSPTIANALTGETGARDIDALEAISKTASTPIPAMIQGLFTKPVTQATVIDKENIENEILSFLN